The following are from one region of the Flexibacter flexilis DSM 6793 genome:
- a CDS encoding polysaccharide biosynthesis/export family protein codes for MIKNLQTAFCFCLFVCLSVSCIPRKSYIYLQSKVKPEPDSVFLKVEKQKYLVRPGDILYITVLCPDQEAVALFNIESARNSTTGNSSSNMGAGGGYFSGYIINDSGEIRMPMIGKINVQGLPLDSIDARISRKLSLYLNDVIVKVRLYSFKITVLGDVKNPGVQNVMAERFTILEAIGNANDLTDYGDRKRIELLRATPDGYMVHKIDLTDQDLVKSPYFFMAPNDILYVKPITAKMVRLNYPVYGYITTGVSAILLALSLFNRFSN; via the coding sequence GTTATATTTATCTTCAGAGTAAAGTAAAACCTGAGCCTGATTCTGTCTTTTTGAAAGTAGAAAAACAAAAATATTTAGTAAGACCTGGAGATATTTTATATATAACAGTTTTGTGCCCAGATCAAGAAGCTGTTGCTTTATTTAATATTGAGAGTGCTAGAAATAGTACGACAGGAAATAGTTCTAGCAATATGGGTGCTGGGGGAGGATATTTTAGTGGATATATTATCAATGATAGTGGCGAAATTCGTATGCCGATGATTGGTAAAATCAATGTACAAGGTCTCCCGCTGGATTCTATTGATGCTCGTATTTCTCGTAAATTATCTTTGTATTTAAATGATGTAATTGTAAAAGTAAGGTTATATAGCTTTAAAATTACGGTTTTAGGAGATGTCAAAAATCCTGGAGTTCAAAATGTTATGGCAGAGCGATTTACTATTTTAGAGGCTATTGGAAATGCCAATGATTTGACGGATTATGGTGATAGAAAACGGATAGAATTGTTGCGAGCTACACCAGATGGTTATATGGTACATAAAATAGATCTGACTGATCAAGACTTAGTTAAATCTCCGTACTTTTTCATGGCTCCTAATGATATATTGTATGTCAAGCCAATTACGGCCAAGATGGTACGTTTAAATTACCCTGTATATGGTTATATAACAACAGGGGTTAGTGCCATATTATTGGCCTTGTCTTTATTTAATAGATTTTCTAACTAA